The following proteins are encoded in a genomic region of Planococcus lenghuensis:
- a CDS encoding four-helix bundle copper-binding protein has translation MAHEHHQEILDALHQCLVDCNICFNECLNDKEHADHLTDAIRLARDCADTCSFAEQLVTRNSQFHEKFLQFCAEVCDACAKACDHHGAMDHCKACVESCRKCAEVCRKYV, from the coding sequence ATGGCTCACGAACATCATCAGGAAATTCTGGACGCGCTGCATCAGTGTCTCGTTGACTGCAACATCTGTTTCAACGAATGCCTGAATGACAAAGAACATGCCGATCATCTGACCGATGCGATCCGACTCGCTCGTGATTGCGCCGATACCTGTTCATTTGCAGAGCAATTGGTGACCCGAAATTCACAGTTCCACGAAAAATTCTTACAATTCTGCGCTGAAGTCTGTGACGCGTGTGCAAAAGCTTGTGATCATCACGGAGCAATGGACCACTGCAAGGCATGTGTGGAATCTTGCCGGAAATGTGCGGAAGTTTGCAGAAAGTACGTTTAA
- a CDS encoding adenylyl-sulfate kinase: protein MTEAKKPFVVSIAAVSGGGKTTITEQLNKKLMNSKALFFDEYDLDGPSDIPTWVSNGSDYEEWDLTPLIEDLRKALAECHDFIVMDFPFAYKHSQARKFIDLAVFVDTPLDIALVRRMTRDHKNSSSKELLIDMEQYISYGRRGYLEMLETIRSNSDLIIDGSLPVADVVNEIIYTLDETGD from the coding sequence ATGACAGAGGCAAAGAAACCGTTCGTCGTTTCAATTGCGGCTGTATCCGGCGGTGGCAAAACAACTATAACCGAGCAGTTGAATAAAAAACTAATGAATTCCAAGGCTCTCTTTTTTGACGAGTATGATCTTGATGGTCCTAGTGACATTCCGACATGGGTAAGCAATGGTTCCGACTATGAGGAGTGGGATTTAACCCCACTGATCGAAGATTTAAGAAAGGCACTTGCTGAATGCCATGATTTTATAGTCATGGATTTTCCTTTTGCCTACAAGCATTCTCAAGCCCGTAAATTCATTGATTTGGCAGTGTTTGTGGATACGCCATTGGATATAGCGCTGGTACGCCGGATGACAAGAGATCATAAGAATAGTTCCAGTAAGGAACTACTGATTGATATGGAACAGTATATCTCCTATGGCAGAAGAGGTTATCTTGAAATGCTGGAAACGATTAGATCCAATTCCGACCTTATAATCGATGGCAGTCTGCCAGTCGCTGATGTAGTCAATGAAATTATATACACATTAGACGAAACCGGTGATTGA
- a CDS encoding Fic family protein: MEWTYHSNAIEGNTLSSLKMKVILEDGLTVGGKRLQEHLEVINHAEAIGFVEKLVQKQVPLNEQVLKEIHYLLLKSIDNENAGTYRSVNVRIKESNHSPLTFNRFNEKLVA, encoded by the coding sequence ATGGAATGGACTTACCATTCCAATGCAATCGAAGGCAATACATTATCTTCCCTTAAAATGAAAGTGATTCTCGAAGACGGATTAACAGTCGGCGGTAAAAGGTTGCAGGAGCACTTAGAAGTGATTAACCATGCAGAAGCCATTGGTTTTGTTGAAAAGCTGGTTCAAAAACAAGTTCCGCTAAATGAACAGGTCCTTAAAGAAATTCATTATTTGCTCCTGAAAAGTATTGATAATGAAAACGCGGGTACTTATCGTTCCGTCAACGTCAGAATTAAAGAGAGCAACCATAGCCCCCTCACTTTCAACAGGTTCAACGAGAAACTCGTTGCCTGA
- a CDS encoding Fic family protein has protein sequence MAWYQAVKAQLHPVELAADFHAKFACTLPFTRGNGHVSRLLMNLSLMESGFPPAIISSDEKNRLQYFTALESAIVWRNSDLLIRLVAGCVEDSLNLQLNMVT, from the coding sequence ATCGCTTGGTATCAAGCTGTAAAGGCCCAACTCCATCCGGTTGAACTAGCCGCGGACTTTCACGCTAAATTCGCTTGCACTCTCCCATTTACACGCGGGAATGGCCATGTAAGCAGACTCTTAATGAATTTGAGTCTAATGGAATCCGGATTCCCACCCGCTATCATTAGCAGCGACGAAAAGAACCGGCTCCAGTATTTTACGGCTTTGGAATCTGCAATTGTATGGCGAAATTCTGATCTTCTTATAAGATTGGTTGCTGGTTGTGTGGAAGATAGCCTGAATCTGCAACTAAATATGGTTACATAA
- the mntA gene encoding type VII toxin-antitoxin system MntA family adenylyltransferase antitoxin, translating to MNAKLEQAKHLLIERLSPSLLIVFGSSAKGTERPDSDLDIAFLSSEQIDEYQIFMIAEELAAILNKDVDLVDLARVSTVFQMQVLSSGQVLYETDERQRMDFEMKTYKMYAKLNEERQPVLDQIDKSGSIYEK from the coding sequence ATGAATGCAAAGTTGGAGCAAGCAAAACATCTTCTGATCGAGCGCCTATCACCGTCCCTGCTGATTGTCTTCGGCTCTAGCGCAAAAGGAACCGAACGACCGGACAGTGACTTGGATATCGCTTTTCTAAGTAGTGAACAGATCGACGAGTACCAAATTTTTATGATTGCCGAGGAGTTGGCAGCCATCTTGAACAAGGACGTAGATTTAGTGGATCTGGCCCGAGTTTCGACCGTGTTTCAGATGCAGGTTCTAAGTAGTGGGCAGGTTCTCTATGAAACAGATGAACGGCAGCGGATGGATTTTGAAATGAAGACGTACAAGATGTATGCGAAACTGAACGAAGAACGGCAACCGGTTTTAGACCAGATTGACAAGAGCGGGTCCATCTATGAGAAATGA
- the hepT gene encoding type VII toxin-antitoxin system HepT family RNase toxin: MRNDVILSKINIIERCLKRIHEVYEGNPGNLMDFTKQDSIVLNIQRACEASIDLSMHIVAEKRLGIPQTSRDAFELLQQNQIISTGTTKQMKAMVGFRNVAVHNYEEISMVILQKVIELHLADLRKFTEEILSYQE; the protein is encoded by the coding sequence ATGAGAAATGACGTCATTTTGAGTAAAATCAATATCATCGAACGGTGTCTTAAACGGATCCATGAGGTATATGAAGGGAATCCAGGGAATCTGATGGACTTCACAAAACAAGATTCCATCGTGCTGAATATCCAACGAGCGTGTGAGGCTTCTATCGATTTGAGTATGCATATCGTTGCTGAAAAGAGGTTGGGTATTCCACAGACCAGCCGGGATGCGTTTGAACTTCTTCAGCAGAATCAGATCATTTCAACGGGAACAACGAAACAGATGAAAGCTATGGTCGGTTTCCGGAATGTGGCTGTGCACAACTACGAGGAGATTAGTATGGTCATCCTGCAGAAAGTTATTGAGCTACATTTAGCTGACCTTCGGAAATTTACAGAGGAGATCCTCTCTTATCAAGAGTAA
- a CDS encoding site-specific integrase: protein MAMTPEELQILQRIELQLTTMPFYVVEYVRSKKRAGLSANTLLQYLYHYQHFFKWLLREGLTDAANAASISYSTLEKLRKQDIELYIEYLQEESIHYEQETTKKRGKDVVNLSVHALKSLFNYLTKETENEDGESYFYRNVMSKIVMHTKKETASRRAENRFGHPE from the coding sequence ATGGCCATGACACCCGAAGAGCTGCAGATCCTACAGCGAATTGAGCTCCAGTTAACCACCATGCCCTTCTATGTGGTCGAGTATGTCCGTTCCAAAAAGCGTGCAGGCCTTTCTGCTAATACGCTATTGCAATACCTTTACCACTACCAGCATTTTTTCAAGTGGCTGCTTCGCGAAGGACTGACCGATGCGGCGAATGCTGCTTCCATCTCCTATTCCACCCTTGAGAAACTGCGGAAACAGGACATCGAGCTCTATATCGAGTACCTCCAGGAAGAATCCATTCATTACGAACAGGAGACGACCAAAAAACGCGGGAAGGATGTCGTTAATCTCTCCGTCCACGCGTTGAAGTCCCTATTCAATTATCTGACGAAAGAAACCGAGAATGAGGACGGCGAGTCCTACTTTTACCGGAACGTCATGAGCAAAATCGTTATGCATACAAAAAAAGAAACGGCGAGCAGACGCGCAGAAAATCGGTTCGGTCATCCTGAATGA
- a CDS encoding VOC family protein, with translation MEVVLDHIGVAVRSIDEALPFYLNVLNGSLTDRYTSNTAGAEVHVAVVETNGQTTELLEPTNNDSPIARFIRQKGKGVHHVAYQVDDLDQAILEARQNGVRFLEDTLRVNSRGRKLIYINPVSTDGTLIELCEYQRYKS, from the coding sequence TTGGAGGTTGTTTTAGATCACATTGGAGTAGCCGTTAGAAGCATTGATGAAGCTCTGCCCTTTTATTTGAATGTATTAAACGGTTCATTAACAGATCGTTACACTAGCAACACAGCTGGCGCTGAAGTACATGTGGCTGTAGTGGAAACTAATGGTCAAACCACTGAATTATTGGAACCGACGAATAATGATTCACCTATAGCTCGATTTATAAGGCAAAAAGGAAAAGGAGTCCATCATGTTGCGTATCAAGTAGACGATTTGGATCAAGCAATACTTGAGGCTCGTCAAAACGGAGTACGCTTTTTGGAGGACACACTACGTGTGAACTCCCGGGGGAGAAAGCTCATTTATATTAATCCTGTATCAACTGATGGAACATTGATTGAGCTTTGTGAGTATCAAAGGTACAAGAGTTGA
- a CDS encoding cytochrome P450 codes for MRVKTPIPQAKGLDNTLALIKEGFHFIPSRRRKLESDIFETRLLGQKAVCMAGEEAAALFYDNEYFKREGAAPKPLKKSLLGEGSIHGRDGEDHRQLKRMFLSMMTPERLEDMKRIAVEEFDKKVTEWEGKEAVILLREMEEIMGRAGMRWAGLPVKESEAKERAEELSQMVDSFGGSFERYQDGKHARQSHEKWLEKIIKDIRAGKYNPPAYTAAYIVANHREPNGKLLDLHTAAVELNNSYRPLVATAYFIVFGALAMYEHLETIAKLREDKDNYSHMFSQEIRRYYPFAPAMAAKAKKNFTWNGYKFKKDQMVVLDLFGTNRHSDNWIDADQFIPERFANWSGSPFAFVPQGGGDHYIGHRCAGEWMTVMVMQAFFRYMTHNLTYHVPEQNLAYDMRRMPTMPQSGFVISDIRKLRAFPDNILLHQEPHTVVKA; via the coding sequence ATGCGTGTAAAAACACCGATTCCGCAAGCCAAAGGACTGGATAATACATTGGCACTGATCAAGGAAGGTTTTCATTTCATCCCCAGCCGTCGGCGTAAACTGGAATCCGATATTTTCGAAACCCGACTGCTCGGTCAGAAGGCAGTCTGCATGGCCGGAGAAGAAGCGGCTGCCTTGTTCTACGATAATGAATATTTCAAGCGGGAAGGTGCTGCACCGAAACCGCTGAAAAAAAGCCTGCTGGGTGAGGGGAGTATCCATGGAAGAGATGGAGAAGACCATCGTCAGTTGAAACGGATGTTTCTGTCGATGATGACACCGGAACGCCTGGAAGACATGAAGCGCATTGCCGTTGAAGAGTTCGATAAGAAAGTGACTGAGTGGGAAGGGAAAGAAGCGGTCATTCTGCTCCGTGAGATGGAAGAGATCATGGGCCGGGCAGGTATGCGCTGGGCCGGACTGCCTGTAAAAGAAAGTGAAGCGAAAGAGCGGGCGGAAGAGCTCTCGCAAATGGTCGATTCCTTCGGTGGATCGTTCGAGCGATACCAGGACGGAAAACACGCAAGGCAGAGCCACGAGAAATGGCTGGAGAAAATCATAAAGGATATCCGTGCAGGCAAGTATAATCCGCCAGCCTACACGGCGGCTTACATTGTTGCAAACCATCGGGAACCCAATGGTAAACTATTGGATTTGCATACAGCTGCTGTTGAATTGAACAATTCATACCGGCCGCTTGTCGCCACAGCTTACTTTATCGTATTTGGCGCACTCGCGATGTATGAACACCTGGAAACCATTGCAAAGCTGCGGGAAGACAAGGACAATTACAGTCATATGTTCTCCCAGGAAATCCGTCGCTATTATCCATTCGCCCCTGCAATGGCAGCAAAAGCGAAGAAGAACTTCACTTGGAACGGGTATAAATTTAAAAAAGACCAAATGGTTGTGCTTGATCTGTTCGGTACTAACCGCCATTCAGATAATTGGATCGATGCGGACCAATTCATCCCGGAACGCTTTGCGAACTGGAGCGGTAGCCCTTTTGCATTCGTACCGCAGGGCGGCGGCGATCATTACATCGGACACCGCTGTGCCGGTGAATGGATGACCGTCATGGTCATGCAGGCGTTCTTCCGGTATATGACGCATAATCTCACTTACCATGTGCCGGAGCAAAATTTGGCATATGATATGCGACGGATGCCGACTATGCCACAGAGCGGCTTTGTCATCAGCGATATTCGGAAACTCCGCGCATTCCCGGATAATATTCTGCTGCATCAGGAACCCCATACAGTGGTAAAAGCCTGA